In Rhodopirellula sp. P2, the DNA window TGTGTACGAACTTCAGAAAGACTGGAAACACTTTTCAGGTCGCTGTGGGATTCAAGGCAACCAATTTGGGCGGGTTGATTTTGAGGTCCTTGGCGATGGCAAATCGCTTTGGAAGTCGACTCAGGTGACCGCGGGCGTAGGCAAAGCGTTTGACATCGATGTGAGCGAGGTCCAAATCCTGACTCTCAAAGTCAGCGATGGCGGCAACGGTGGCGGTGGTGACTGGGGTGTTTGGATCGAACCGAGGCTCACCCGATGATGCCCATCCGATCGTTCACCAGTTCGCGTTCGCGAATTCGGTGTGGCAGGCACTTTCCACAAGAGTTTGTGATCTCAAAAGCAGTGGTTGCCGGTGGGGACCGATGGCCAGGCAAAACGCCGCTGCTCTCGGACCGGGATTGAACAATCCCAACCCAGCGTTTCAGATATTCCGCCAACTCCTTTCCATTTCACTGGCATCGCACTCCAACCATCCTTGAATCACAACATGACCAAGATCTATCACAACCCACGATGCACCAAGTCTCGCCAAGCTCTCCAGTTGCTAGAAGAACGCGGCATCGAGCCGGAGATCATCAAGTACTTGGAGACGCCGCCCAGCAAAAAAGAACTCACCGAGATCGTGAAACTGCTGGGCATCCCAGCAGAAGGCTTGGTTCGCAAAAAGGAACCACTCTTCAAAGAATTGAACTTGGGCGAACAAACGCTGACCGAGCAACAATGGATCGCGACCATGGTGGAGCATCCTAAACTGATTGAACGTCCGATCGTGATCCACGACGGCAAAGCAGCAATCGGCCGTCCCACCGAAAACATCGCTGCCATTCTCGACGCCTGATCGATTCTCATTCATGAATGATATGCTTCCACGCTTGGTCGTATTTGACCTCGACTTCACGCTCTGGGATTGTGGCGGAACGTGGTGTGATTGCTTGTCGCCACCGTTTCACACCTGTGGATCGCAAATTCTTGACAGCGATGGCCGGCAGGTTCGCTTGTACGACGATGCGCTTGCGATTTTGGATCGCTGTGACGATCGGAAGATTCCAATGGCATTGGCCTCACGAACCCAGCAACCAACCTGGGCCCGCGAGTTGGTCGAGCGACTTGGCATCGCCCAACGATTCGCGTACTCAGAGATCTACCCGTCATCCAAGTTGAAATAC includes these proteins:
- a CDS encoding magnesium-dependent phosphatase-1; the protein is MNDMLPRLVVFDLDFTLWDCGGTWCDCLSPPFHTCGSQILDSDGRQVRLYDDALAILDRCDDRKIPMALASRTQQPTWARELVERLGIAQRFAYSEIYPSSKLKYFAALHQNSDISYNKMLFFDDEMRNIREVGSLGVTSVFVGDGMSLHLFDQGLKQFAPRPNQRPSSNTQSC
- the arsC gene encoding arsenate reductase (glutaredoxin) (This arsenate reductase requires both glutathione and glutaredoxin to convert arsenate to arsenite, after which the efflux transporter formed by ArsA and ArsB can extrude the arsenite from the cell, providing resistance.), producing the protein MTKIYHNPRCTKSRQALQLLEERGIEPEIIKYLETPPSKKELTEIVKLLGIPAEGLVRKKEPLFKELNLGEQTLTEQQWIATMVEHPKLIERPIVIHDGKAAIGRPTENIAAILDA